The genome window ACTTTTTCTAGAAAGCTTATAGTGATTTGGATACTTATTTCACGAACCAGATTTATCGTGACATATTTCACTATTGAACTGCACGATTGAGGACAGCAGGGGATAACACCGGGCCCAGCCAGGCTGGTACACTAAAGTGCTCTATGGCTGGACTCGAGAACCGCAAGGCACGCCACGACTACGAGATACTGGAAACCTACGAGGCTGGCCTGGCGCTCAAAGGTACAGAGGTTAAGTCTATCCGCTCGGGTCAGGTAGACTTTACCGGCACCTTTGCGCGTTTCCAGAACGGGGAGCTGTTCCTCGAAAACCTTTATATCGCACCCTACGAAAAAGGCGGCTACACCAACCACGACCCGCGCCGCCCGCGTAAACTTTTGTTGCACAAGCACGAGCTAAGCAAGCTCAAAGCTCGAGTTGAGCAAAAAGGGCTGACCCTGGTTCCGCTCAAGATCTATTTCAACGAACGGGGCAAAGCCAAGCTCCTGCTGGCGCTTGCAAGGGGCAAGCGGGCTTACCAGAAGAAAGCTGACGACAAAAAGCGGGCCGTGCAGCGGGCCCTCGAGGAATGGTAGCCAAAATCCAAATCACCGCTGGACTTGCGCTTCTAATCTGCGCCAAGTAAAACTGTAGCGACTGGACGAAGCATGCGGCGTTTATTGACATTTTTCACGGCATTGCTTGGCCTGACCTGGGCTCAATACGAAGGTCGCTTACTTGTAGGATTTCAGGAAAGTCAGGCCATTTACCCCGGTGGTAGTACGGTGGCCTACGGCCCGGCCAGGTTTATCGCCGAGGCTTTGGGGCTGGGCTACCTCGAGGCTTCAGGTAAGGTATATCTGAGCTTGGGTAGCCGGGTGGCGGCTTTTCCCATTAACAGTCAGGGCGCCGATGCTGTTCGATTGCTCAATGCGTATCAAAGCCAGGGTAGCCTGTGGGTTCCTGTTCGGGAGCTGGCCCGCATATTGGATCTCTACTACCGCAACGACTACGGGGCCTCGGTACTGGCCTTGCGCCCGGCGCGGCTCCTGGAGGTACAGCGGGCCACAGCAGGCTCGAGCGAACGCTACATCTTGCGTTTTGATCGGGACGTGCAAGTACGACTTTTAGCCAATAACCCGCCCCGCCTGGCTTTGATCGGGGTTACCGAAGCGCCGGACGCTCCGCCCAACTCGGCTATTAGCTTCAGCAAAGAAAGCTGGGGCACTGAGATCTACCTACCTCAGGGCAATCAACCGCCCCGCTTGCTCTTTTTGCCTCAGCAGGTAGTGGTGGAACGCGGTTCCACAGCCAAGCTGCCCCGCGTGGTGCTCGATGCTGGTCATGGCGGGGCCGACAGCGGCGTGGTGGTTGGGAACCTGCGAGAAAAAGACCTGGTGCTTTCTGTAGCTCAGCAGATGCAAAAACTGCTTCAGGGGAGGCTCGAGGTTGTCCTGACCCGTAACGGTGACCGAGCAGTACCCCTCCTGGCTCGAGCCCAGTATGCCTCAACTGCGCAGGTGTTCATCAGCCTCCATGCGGACGCGGGTGGCCGCGTGACGGTGTTTAGCCACCCCGAGATACAGACCCTTCGACTGCTGGAAAAAGGGCGCGAGCTTTCGGCCCGCAGTCCGGCTGCCCAGCGGGCTATCCTGGAGCGCTTTGTGGCCGCCCCTGGCTCATCGGCGCGTTTTGCCCAGGCAGTCTCGCAAGGGTTTGCCAAAGCCGGTATTGTAGCCAACACCAGTCAGGATGCCATGTATGTGCTCTCGATGGCGGGGGGCTCGGCAGTTTTGGTTGAGGTGGGATTCGAGCAGCTGCGCTCACCCCAAGGCCGGACACAGATAGCTGAAATACTGGCGGCTGCAGTGCTCAATCACCTGGGTCTATCCACCAATCCTACAGGAGGCACCCGGCCATGAGACGAATCCTGACCTTCACAAATTTTTTGGGCCTCCTGATGCTGCTCCTGGGTGGCTGGGCGCTATGGGCTATACAGGGTGATAATGGCTCGAGGTCGCTCAATCTGCCCTCCGACCTTGATAACCAAGGCCCACGTACCATCCGCTTACACTTTGCCAAGGACACTGGGGACGGTCTGGTAGTGGAAGAGCGCACGATTCAGGTGGTCGAAGGGGAGTACACCATGGGGAGGGTGCTGGAAGAGTTGGTGCGCGGGCCGCAAGTACCGGGCGCGGCACCGCTGGTGCCCGCTGGTACACCGGCTCCTACGGTTTTCCTGCGCGATGGCACAGCTTTGGTAGATCTACCGGCAGCCTATAGGCGCCTGGGATACGGTACATCCGGTGAAACAGCCCTCATTTATGGCATAACCAACACCCTGCTGGAGTTCAAGGAAGTGGAGCAGGTTAAGTTTTTGCTCGATGGCCAAGAAGTTGAAAGCATCGGGCACCTCTCGTTGCTGGATCCGTTTAGGCGAGCGGGTCAGTAAGAACCTGCCGCAGACACCTATGAAAATCGAGCGACTCTTTTTGCAAGGTTTTAAATCATTTGGCGAGCGCACCAGCCTCGAGTTTGGCCCTGGTATATACGGTATTGTGGGCCCCAATGGTTCGGGAAAAAGCAACCTGGTTGAGGCCCTGCGTTGGGTGGTGGGTGCCCGGGCCAGAGAGCTGCGGGGCGAGGAAGCAATGGCCCTCCTATTTCACGGCTCGGATGGCAAAGCGCCGCTGGGATTTGCAGAAGTCGGGCTGGAGCTGGGGGGCAATGGCAAGCGGGTGAGCCTGAGTCGGCGCCTAGAACGAGATGGCAGCAGTGAGATCCGGCTCAACAATATGCGCAGCACCCTGCGCCAGATTGAGCAGGCCCTGATGGGAACGGGGCTATCGCGAAATGGGTACGCCATTGTGGGGCAGGGTGAGGTGGGGCAGATCTTGCAGGCGGGGCCGGAGGTGCTGCTGTCATACCTGGAGGAAGCGGCGGGGTTGCGGGCTGTAACCCAAGCCAGCAAAACTGCCCACGAACGCCTTGAAAGCGCCACCCTTGAGCTGCAAACCCGCGCCCAGGAGCTGGCCGAGCGGAAAGCCTTGGTTGCCGAAAAAGCCCAGCAGGCCGAAGCGGCTTGCCAGGCAGCCGCTCTGGCAGCCCGTAGCCTGGTTTTGCGAAGAAGTGTAATAGCAGCGCGTATCCGCGAAGCCGACCAGGAAGCCAAAAGCGCCCAGCAAAAAGCCGAGGCCCTCGAGCGCGAGCGAATCCAGACAGCCCAGCGCTTACGGGAGCTCGAGGACGAAAAAAGCCAGGCTTTGGAGGCCTTAGAGGTGGCCCAGAGCACTTACAGCGAAGCCCTCCGACAGGCCGAAGCCTTAGAGGGTGAGCTGCGCTTGGTTGAGCAAGAGCGGATCTCTCTGGAAGGTTTGCTGCGCCGGTTGACAGCAGACACTAAGGAGGGCGAGGCCCGCCTGGATCGCCTTCGGGCCTTGCAAGCACCCGTACCTCCCAGCGAAGAAGAGCCCACCCCCGATTTGCTGCAAAGCCACCAACTACGCCTGAAGGAACTTCAGTCGGCGATTCAGAGCGAGGAAAGCCGGCTGGCTTCGGCCCAGAAAGCCTATGAGCGGTTTTTGCAGGCCCAGGCTACCTACGAAGCACAGAAGCTGGCGCACGAACAGATGCTGGCCCAGCAAGCGGCCCTCGAGGCCGATCGGGCCCGGCTCGAGGAAGAGCTATCGGCCCTGCGGGCCCAGGTAGCTGCGGCCCAGGCCAGAGAAAGTGAGTTACGCGCCCGCTTGAACGACCTGGTTAAGCAGGAAGGACAGGTCAGCAGCGAGGCCCGTGCGGCCCGTGCTGAAGCCGGTCGCCTCGAGGCCCTGCTGCGCTCTGGGGCCGACCTGGCCGAAGGCCCCAAACGGTCCCGCGATGCTGGAATTCCTGGTCTGGTGGGTGTGGTGGCCGACTTGCTCCTGGTACCTGCGGGTCTGGAGCTGGCTATTGAAGTGGCCCTGGGGGCGCGCATGCAGTGGGTGCTATGCGAGAACGAACAGGCCGCCCAGGCTGCTGTCAAGCACCTGAAGCAGCATGGAGGTCGGGCTACTTTTCTGCCCCGTACCCTTCTACGACCATCACGCGGACGAGCACGAGACTGGGCCACGATGCCTGGGGTTGTGGGGGTTGCCCGAGATCTGGTGCAGCTACCCACCTGCTCAGAAGCCCTGCCCACCTTGCTGGGAGAGACACTGGTCATGGAGAACCTCGAATCCGCACTGGCGCTGGTACGCCAGCACCCTGATCACCCTCGCATCGTAACCCTAGACGGAGAACTGCTGGAAACCAGCGGGGCCATTACTGGCGGGCGCTTACAAAAAGGCGGTCAGATGCTGGCCCTGCGTCGCCGCTTCCAGGACACCCAGGCTGAAGCCCTGCGCCTCGAGGGCGAAGCTCAGACCCTGCGTAGTCAGACCGAGTTGCTCCGGGCTGAGCTGGCGGGACAGCACTTAACCCAACTGCTAAAGCGGCAGGCCGATCTGGAATCCGAGCTCAAGGCCGTGCGCTCGAGCCTGGCGCGGCTCGTACACAGTCCTATGCCTCATGCCCCCGAGCCGGTCGAACCCCCCCAGCCCGACCGCCTCCAGGCCCTGCGCAGCGAGCGTGAAGCCCTGGGCACAGTGCTAGCCCAGGCGCGTGAGGTGGCCGCTCGCTGGCAACGCTATCGCGAAGATTGGGAGCGCTATACCGTGGCGCAAAAGGATATTGCCGACCTCGAGGCCCGCCTGCACAGCCTGCGAAGCGAGCAGGCCGAGCTGAGACAACAACTTCTCCACCTCCAGTCCCGTAAAGCCGACCTCGAGCAGATCAAACAAAGCCTGAACCTGTCTCACCTGGAAGGACTGCTTCAAACAGCCCGCACTCGTACCCGGGCCCTTTCGGAAGAGGAATCGCGGCTGATTGCTCGCACCAATACGCTTCTTTCCGACCTCGAGGCCCTCCACCTCACGCAAGCCCGACGCGAGGCCACCATCGAGACCCTGCAACAGGAGCTTTCCCAGTTGCCTTCCGGCCCGGTAGAGACAGGCTCTTCGCGTAGCCTGGCCCGGGCCCTTTCCGAAACGGAAGCAGCCCTGGAGGCCCTGGGCCCCATCAACCATCTGGCAGAGCAAGAATACGCTTTATTGAAGGAAGACATCGCCAAACTCGAGCAGGCCTTACAGGAGTCCGAGGTGGTGGTACACAAGCTCGAGGCGGAGCTGCACCTCGTGGAGGCGGAGTATCGAGAGCGCATGCAACAGGTATACCGGGTATTCAAGGAAAAGTTCGCCCATTACGCCAGCGCCCTGCTGGACGCAGAGGTAGAACTCGAGCGCACTCACCAGGGCCTCGAGCTCGTCCTCAGACCCGCCGGGAAGCGCACTGTTAACCTAAATTTGCTCTCGATGGGCGAGCGCACAATGGGCGCCCTGGCCTTTTTGTTTGCCCTCTCGGAGGTAGGCGAGGAGCAAGGTGGTCTTCCCATTGCTGTCCTGGACGAAGTCGATGCCCCATTGGATGAGGCCAACATCCAGCGCTTCTGCCGTTTTTTACAGCACTTTAAAGGCCAGACCCAGTTCATTTTGGTAACCCATCAGAAGCGCACCATGGAAGCCTGCGATGCGTTATACGGCGTGACCACCGAGAAGGGTGTGAGCCGGGTATACAGCATCAAGCGCGAGGAGGTTTTGGTCTAATACCAGATTCGGTGTTGGGGCAGATACCTAGCGGGTCTGTTTACCAGCCGAACGATTCCTCTGGGACAGGCTGTCTACTGGTTGCTTTCGTCTGGAGGTGCCGTAGCTACGTCTGGAATTTTGTTTTTGTTGGCATACATACGCTGATCGGCTATTTGGAGCAGCACCTCTGCGCTCTGGGCATCGACAGGGAAGCTTGCATAGCCGATGTTGGCAGAAAGACAATAATCACCTATGCATATGCTCGAGATGGCCTCGAGTATCCGGTTGCTCACCACAGCAGCGGCTTCCTTGGGGGTCTGGGGTAACAAAAGCGCAAACTCGTCACCACCCCAGCGGAATATCATGTCACCAGCCCTTTGCGTCTGGCTTAGTGTTCGTGCCACCGCGATGAGAGCCTGATCGCCCATCGAGTGGCCCAGTCGGTCGTTAATGGGCTTGAAGTTTTTGAGATCAAGCACAAGCAGGGTGAGCGGGTACTGGTAGCGGGCAGCCCGCTCGCACTCTTCCTTCAGGCGCAGGTCAAAGGCTCGGCGGTTGTACAGTCCTGTGAGGCCATCGGTAAGAGCTGCCTTTTCCAGAGCTGCACGGCTCTGTATCTCGTGTACCAAGGTGGCAATGGGGGTGGCAAAAAGTTGGACTGTGGCTAGGGAGTCTTCAGCAAAAGCCTCACTGTCGTGCAGGCTATCCAGATTCATATAGGCCAGCACCCTACCTTGGTGGCTTACAGGTAGGCACAGATTGGCACCCCTACCTTCGGATACAAGCTGGTCTCGACGCAAGATGCGCGGCCGACCCCGTGAGGCCATGCTTTTGTCGTACGCATACCAGGTTTGAAATGTGGCTTCGCTCCAGCGCTGACCACAGTCCCAAACAGAGCCAACAGCAGCCTCGCAGGCAAACTCGTTGCCGTCGCGAACCCATAAGCTGCCCGCGTCGCTACCCGGTACCAGATCTACGGCGGCCTCGAGGATGTGCCGGTATACCTGCCGGGATGGATACGACCAGGCCTCGGTCAGCAGGCGGTTAATGCGCTTGTGCAGTTCTTCCAGCAAGGCCCGTTCCAGCGCCGAACTCAGCAGCCGTTCTATACCCAAGAGTATTTCTTGCTTGCTGGGCGTCCAGGCAATGCGACGCCGGGTGCCGAGTACCAGTACTACCCGGCCCTTCATGGCGTCACGGGTATGTACCGGGTAGGCCACCAGGGTTTCGAAACCGAGCTGCTTTAATTCGGGAATAACCTCAGGGAGACTGGAGTAATTTTCGGTAAACTGGGCCGTACCCGTATGGTAGGTCTGCCAGACCAGCCCTTGCTCACGATAGGGCAGCTTTCGGGCTAAAGGTGTTAGCTGGGGGCGCAGCTCCCGTGGAAAGCGCCAGGCCAGTCCACGCAAAGTTC of Meiothermus sp. contains these proteins:
- a CDS encoding AAA family ATPase, whose product is MKIERLFLQGFKSFGERTSLEFGPGIYGIVGPNGSGKSNLVEALRWVVGARARELRGEEAMALLFHGSDGKAPLGFAEVGLELGGNGKRVSLSRRLERDGSSEIRLNNMRSTLRQIEQALMGTGLSRNGYAIVGQGEVGQILQAGPEVLLSYLEEAAGLRAVTQASKTAHERLESATLELQTRAQELAERKALVAEKAQQAEAACQAAALAARSLVLRRSVIAARIREADQEAKSAQQKAEALERERIQTAQRLRELEDEKSQALEALEVAQSTYSEALRQAEALEGELRLVEQERISLEGLLRRLTADTKEGEARLDRLRALQAPVPPSEEEPTPDLLQSHQLRLKELQSAIQSEESRLASAQKAYERFLQAQATYEAQKLAHEQMLAQQAALEADRARLEEELSALRAQVAAAQARESELRARLNDLVKQEGQVSSEARAARAEAGRLEALLRSGADLAEGPKRSRDAGIPGLVGVVADLLLVPAGLELAIEVALGARMQWVLCENEQAAQAAVKHLKQHGGRATFLPRTLLRPSRGRARDWATMPGVVGVARDLVQLPTCSEALPTLLGETLVMENLESALALVRQHPDHPRIVTLDGELLETSGAITGGRLQKGGQMLALRRRFQDTQAEALRLEGEAQTLRSQTELLRAELAGQHLTQLLKRQADLESELKAVRSSLARLVHSPMPHAPEPVEPPQPDRLQALRSEREALGTVLAQAREVAARWQRYREDWERYTVAQKDIADLEARLHSLRSEQAELRQQLLHLQSRKADLEQIKQSLNLSHLEGLLQTARTRTRALSEEESRLIARTNTLLSDLEALHLTQARREATIETLQQELSQLPSGPVETGSSRSLARALSETEAALEALGPINHLAEQEYALLKEDIAKLEQALQESEVVVHKLEAELHLVEAEYRERMQQVYRVFKEKFAHYASALLDAEVELERTHQGLELVLRPAGKRTVNLNLLSMGERTMGALAFLFALSEVGEEQGGLPIAVLDEVDAPLDEANIQRFCRFLQHFKGQTQFILVTHQKRTMEACDALYGVTTEKGVSRVYSIKREEVLV
- the smpB gene encoding SsrA-binding protein SmpB gives rise to the protein MAGLENRKARHDYEILETYEAGLALKGTEVKSIRSGQVDFTGTFARFQNGELFLENLYIAPYEKGGYTNHDPRRPRKLLLHKHELSKLKARVEQKGLTLVPLKIYFNERGKAKLLLALARGKRAYQKKADDKKRAVQRALEEW
- a CDS encoding N-acetylmuramoyl-L-alanine amidase — its product is MRRLLTFFTALLGLTWAQYEGRLLVGFQESQAIYPGGSTVAYGPARFIAEALGLGYLEASGKVYLSLGSRVAAFPINSQGADAVRLLNAYQSQGSLWVPVRELARILDLYYRNDYGASVLALRPARLLEVQRATAGSSERYILRFDRDVQVRLLANNPPRLALIGVTEAPDAPPNSAISFSKESWGTEIYLPQGNQPPRLLFLPQQVVVERGSTAKLPRVVLDAGHGGADSGVVVGNLREKDLVLSVAQQMQKLLQGRLEVVLTRNGDRAVPLLARAQYASTAQVFISLHADAGGRVTVFSHPEIQTLRLLEKGRELSARSPAAQRAILERFVAAPGSSARFAQAVSQGFAKAGIVANTSQDAMYVLSMAGGSAVLVEVGFEQLRSPQGRTQIAEILAAAVLNHLGLSTNPTGGTRP
- a CDS encoding diguanylate cyclase domain-containing protein translates to MALPYPVILVISPVAVGVVYALRLDGIYALPWLMFFTATASSVYGLGVGLTLALGSVGVLGLFRSSPQDYLVMGIILSLSAYLADQIGRSLRRAHHKARQLTQLQGVFMQGLEVLPRFLNREQLLRQLPTMLAQLLHGSLLRIWIPSGAGQLTLLENPGTASSEISPSPVVQRALQEPGPTWSEEMGIGEKVALPTWLGFPAPTGPYELAVALRVRNETVAVLQFLRGEGWQKQEIELFSRLALAMSRQLEQLHDLELRRLLLKVADHLTSASDKRKVAEVALRYLLPALDMEAGVVLQYRRGTLRGLAWRFPRELRPQLTPLARKLPYREQGLVWQTYHTGTAQFTENYSSLPEVIPELKQLGFETLVAYPVHTRDAMKGRVVLVLGTRRRIAWTPSKQEILLGIERLLSSALERALLEELHKRINRLLTEAWSYPSRQVYRHILEAAVDLVPGSDAGSLWVRDGNEFACEAAVGSVWDCGQRWSEATFQTWYAYDKSMASRGRPRILRRDQLVSEGRGANLCLPVSHQGRVLAYMNLDSLHDSEAFAEDSLATVQLFATPIATLVHEIQSRAALEKAALTDGLTGLYNRRAFDLRLKEECERAARYQYPLTLLVLDLKNFKPINDRLGHSMGDQALIAVARTLSQTQRAGDMIFRWGGDEFALLLPQTPKEAAAVVSNRILEAISSICIGDYCLSANIGYASFPVDAQSAEVLLQIADQRMYANKNKIPDVATAPPDESNQ
- a CDS encoding GerMN domain-containing protein gives rise to the protein MRRILTFTNFLGLLMLLLGGWALWAIQGDNGSRSLNLPSDLDNQGPRTIRLHFAKDTGDGLVVEERTIQVVEGEYTMGRVLEELVRGPQVPGAAPLVPAGTPAPTVFLRDGTALVDLPAAYRRLGYGTSGETALIYGITNTLLEFKEVEQVKFLLDGQEVESIGHLSLLDPFRRAGQ